A portion of the Stigmatopora argus isolate UIUO_Sarg chromosome 15, RoL_Sarg_1.0, whole genome shotgun sequence genome contains these proteins:
- the map4k5 gene encoding mitogen-activated protein kinase kinase kinase kinase 5 isoform X2 yields the protein MDIFPRPSGEIQRRNPQHDFELIQRVGSGTYGDVYKARNIQTGELTAVKIIKLEAGDDFSIIQQEIFMVKECMHRNIVAYFGSYLCREKLWICMEYCGGGSLQDIYHVTGPLSETQIAYICRETIQGLGYLHTKGKMHRDIKGANILLTNDGDVKLADFGVAAKITATIAKRKSFIGTPYWMAPEVAAVEKNGGYNQLCDIWAVGITSIELAELQPPMFDLHPMRALFLMSKSSFQPPKLKDKNKWSAAFHNFVKVSLTKNPKKRPTAEKLLSHVYVAQTGLTRRLAVDLMDKMNNPDNHQHYGEADDDDIEPLSVVRHTIRSTNKHARAERTRSEMASNNGTQPRGPRSPQGKQTVDKLQFEAPLRKETEAHSELDASKDNDFPSPWSPFAEGGITSRSLLKSVEDELFQRGHVAHLQDALEEVELSTLKPGYPPPRPPKPRFHSPCEEGGLNDERSLTVRRFPNAENGPGQAPRRQSTPERADKVGGSSPDYLSVSVSSPGLLSHASDQDDDSDESVNGDDPKPAPHRAHRRLKKDYPKPAINGLPPTPKVLMGACFSKVFEGCPLKINCATSWIHPDTKDQYLIFGMEDGIYTLNLNELHESTMEQLFPRKCTWLYVINNNLMSLSGKNFQLYSHNLIGLFEQLKKPGLAAQFQTHRFPDKILPRRFALTTKIPDTKGCHKCCIVRNPYTGHKYLCGALQSGIVLLQWYEPMQRFMLIKHFDFPLPSPLKVFEMLVVPEQEYPLLCVAISLGAEPGQVVRFETINLNSCSSWFTEMGTSHQQVDAIHVTQLERDTVLVCLDQNLKIVNLQGRLKSNKKLASELSFDFGIGSVVCLQDSVLAFWKHGMQGKSFKSNEVTQEICDPSRVFRLLGSDRVVVLESRPTENPTALSNLYILAGHENSY from the exons gggacgaCTTTTCCATCATTCAGCAGGAAATCTTCATGGTGAAAGAATGCATGCACCGCAACATCGTGGCCTACTTTGGGAGCTACCTCTG TCGGGAGAAACTTTGGATCTGCATGGAGTACTGCGGCGGGGGGTCCCTGCAAGACATTTATCACG TGACGGGTCCCCTGTCGGAGACTCAGATCGCGTACATCTGCCGAGAGACTATACAG gGTTTGGGATACCTGCACACCAAGGGCAAGATGCACCGTGACATTAAG GGCGCCAACATACTCTTGACGAACGACGGAGACGTCAAGTTGG CCGACTTTGGCGTCGCCGCCAAAATCACGGCCACCATCGCCAAAAGAAAGTCCTTCATCGGGACGCCTTACTG GATGGCTCCGGAAGTGGCGGCGGTGGAGAAGAACGGCGGTTACAACCAGCTGTGCGACATCTGGGCGGTGGGCATCACGTCCATCGAGCTGGCCGAGTTGCAGCCCCCCATGTTTGACCTGCACCCCATGAG GGCCTTGTTTCTCATGTCAAAGAGCAGCTTTCAGCCGCCCAAgctaaaagacaaaaacaaatg GTCTGCCGCGTTCCACAACTTTGTTAAAGTGTCCCTCACCAAAAACCCCAAGAAAAGGCCCACGGCCGAAAAACTCCTCTCG CACGTCTACGTGGCGCAGACGGGCTTGACAAGGCGACTGGCCGTCGACCTCATGGACAAGATGAACAACCCCGACAACCATCAGCATTACGGCGAAGCGGACGACGACGACATCGAG CCCCTCTCCGTGGTCCGACACACCATCCGCTCCACCAATAAGCACGCACGGGCGGAGAGGACGCGCTCGGAGATGGCCT CAAACAATGGGACACAGCCAAGAGGGCCGCGATCCCCTCAAGGGAAGCAAACAG TCGACAAGCTGCAGTTCGAAGCGCCGCTACGGAAGGAAACGGAGGCCCACTCGGAATTG GATGCCAGTAAAGATAACGATTTCCCGTCCCCGTGGAGCCCCTTTGCCGAGGGAGGGATAACGAGCAG GAGTCTCCTCAAAAGCGTTGAGGACGAGTTGTTCCAACG GGGACACGTCGCTCACCTCCAAGACGCCTTGGAAGAAGTGGAACT ATCCACACTCAAGCCAGGGTATCCTCCTCCTCGGCCACCCAAG CCTCGCTTTCACAGCCCTTGCGAGGAGGGCGGCCTCAACGACGAGCGCTCGCTGACGGTGCGACGCTTCCCCAACGCGGAGAACGGTCCGGGCCAGGCGCCGCGGCGGCAGAGCACGCCCGAACGCGCCGACAAGGTCGGCGGCTCTTCGCCGGACTACCTCTCGGTCAGCGTCAGCAGTCCCGGCCTTCTGTCCCACGCCTCGGACCAAG ACGACGACTCGGACGAAAGCGTGAACGGCGACGATCCCAAGCCGGCGCCCCACCGTGCGCATCGGAGGCTTAAAAAGGATTATCCC AAACCTGCCATCAACGGTTTACCGCCCACACCCAAAGTACTG aTGGGCGCTTGTTTCTCCAAGGTTTTTGAGGGCTGTCCTCTGAAGATCAACTGCGCCACATCCTGGATCCATCCGGACACAAAAG ATCAGTACCTGATCTTCGGGATGGAGGACGGCATCTACACGCTCAATTTGAACGAGCTGCACGAGTCTACCATGGAGCAG CTGTTTCCCAGGAAGTGCACGTGGCTCTACGTTATCAACAACAACCTGATGTCTTTATCCG GGAAAAACTTCCAGCTGTACTCCCACAACCTCATCGGCCTCTTTGAGCAGCTGAAGAAACCGGGCTTGGCCGCGCAGTTCCAGACGCACCGCTTCCCGGACAAAATTCTGCCCAG GAGGTTCGCTCTGACCACCAAGATCCCCGACACCAAGGGCTGTCACAAGTGCTGCATCG TGAGGAACCCTTACACAGGCCACAAGTACTTGTGCGGGGCGCTGCAGTCCGGCATCGTCCTCCTCCAGTGGTACGAGCCCATGCAGAGGTTTATGCTCATCAAG CACTTTGACTTCCCGCTGCCCAGCCCGCTGAAAGTGTTTGAGATGCTGGTGGTGCCGGAGCAAGAGTACCCGCTGCTGTGCGTGGCCATCAGCCTGGGCGCCGAGCCCGGACAGGTGGTGCGCTTCGAGACCATCAACCTCAACTCTTGCTCTTCCTGGTTCACCGAAATGGGAACTA GTCATCAGCAGGTGGACGCCATTCATGTGACCCAGCTGGAGAGAGACACCGTCTTGGTGTGTTTGGACC aaaATTTGAAGATTGTCAACCTTCAAGGCCGATTAAAGTCCAACAAGAAGCTGGCGTCCGAACTCAGTTTTGACTTTGGCATCGGATCAGTCG TGTGCCTGCAGGACAGCGTTCTGGCCTTCTGGAAGCACGGCATGCAGGGCAAGAGTTTCAAATCCAacgag GTGACGCAGGAGATCTGCGACCCCAGCAGAGTTTTCCGTCTCCTGGGTTCCGACAG GGTGGTGGTCCTGGAGAGTCGTCCCACGGAAAACCCCACGGCGCTCAGCAACCTCTACATCCTGGCGGGTCACGAGAACAGTTACTGA
- the map4k5 gene encoding mitogen-activated protein kinase kinase kinase kinase 5 isoform X3, whose translation MDIFPRPSGEIQRRNPQHDFELIQRVGSGTYGDVYKARNIQTGELTAVKIIKLEAGDDFSIIQQEIFMVKECMHRNIVAYFGSYLCREKLWICMEYCGGGSLQDIYHVTGPLSETQIAYICRETIQGLGYLHTKGKMHRDIKGANILLTNDGDVKLADFGVAAKITATIAKRKSFIGTPYWMAPEVAAVEKNGGYNQLCDIWAVGITSIELAELQPPMFDLHPMRALFLMSKSSFQPPKLKDKNKWSAAFHNFVKVSLTKNPKKRPTAEKLLSHVYVAQTGLTRRLAVDLMDKMNNPDNHQHYGEADDDDIEPLSVVRHTIRSTNKHARAERTRSEMASNNGTQPRGPRSPQGKQTVDKLQFEAPLRKETEAHSELDASKDNDFPSPWSPFAEGGITSRGHVAHLQDALEEVELSTLKPGYPPPRPPKPRFHSPCEEGGLNDERSLTVRRFPNAENGPGQAPRRQSTPERADKVGGSSPDYLSVSVSSPGLLSHASDQALSNCECKDDDSDESVNGDDPKPAPHRAHRRLKKDYPKPAINGLPPTPKVLMGACFSKVFEGCPLKINCATSWIHPDTKDQYLIFGMEDGIYTLNLNELHESTMEQLFPRKCTWLYVINNNLMSLSGKNFQLYSHNLIGLFEQLKKPGLAAQFQTHRFPDKILPRRFALTTKIPDTKGCHKCCIVRNPYTGHKYLCGALQSGIVLLQWYEPMQRFMLIKHFDFPLPSPLKVFEMLVVPEQEYPLLCVAISLGAEPGQVVRFETINLNSCSSWFTEMGTSHQQVDAIHVTQLERDTVLVCLDQNLKIVNLQGRLKSNKKLASELSFDFGIGSVVCLQDSVLAFWKHGMQGKSFKSNEVTQEICDPSRVFRLLGSDRVVVLESRPTENPTALSNLYILAGHENSY comes from the exons gggacgaCTTTTCCATCATTCAGCAGGAAATCTTCATGGTGAAAGAATGCATGCACCGCAACATCGTGGCCTACTTTGGGAGCTACCTCTG TCGGGAGAAACTTTGGATCTGCATGGAGTACTGCGGCGGGGGGTCCCTGCAAGACATTTATCACG TGACGGGTCCCCTGTCGGAGACTCAGATCGCGTACATCTGCCGAGAGACTATACAG gGTTTGGGATACCTGCACACCAAGGGCAAGATGCACCGTGACATTAAG GGCGCCAACATACTCTTGACGAACGACGGAGACGTCAAGTTGG CCGACTTTGGCGTCGCCGCCAAAATCACGGCCACCATCGCCAAAAGAAAGTCCTTCATCGGGACGCCTTACTG GATGGCTCCGGAAGTGGCGGCGGTGGAGAAGAACGGCGGTTACAACCAGCTGTGCGACATCTGGGCGGTGGGCATCACGTCCATCGAGCTGGCCGAGTTGCAGCCCCCCATGTTTGACCTGCACCCCATGAG GGCCTTGTTTCTCATGTCAAAGAGCAGCTTTCAGCCGCCCAAgctaaaagacaaaaacaaatg GTCTGCCGCGTTCCACAACTTTGTTAAAGTGTCCCTCACCAAAAACCCCAAGAAAAGGCCCACGGCCGAAAAACTCCTCTCG CACGTCTACGTGGCGCAGACGGGCTTGACAAGGCGACTGGCCGTCGACCTCATGGACAAGATGAACAACCCCGACAACCATCAGCATTACGGCGAAGCGGACGACGACGACATCGAG CCCCTCTCCGTGGTCCGACACACCATCCGCTCCACCAATAAGCACGCACGGGCGGAGAGGACGCGCTCGGAGATGGCCT CAAACAATGGGACACAGCCAAGAGGGCCGCGATCCCCTCAAGGGAAGCAAACAG TCGACAAGCTGCAGTTCGAAGCGCCGCTACGGAAGGAAACGGAGGCCCACTCGGAATTG GATGCCAGTAAAGATAACGATTTCCCGTCCCCGTGGAGCCCCTTTGCCGAGGGAGGGATAACGAGCAG GGGACACGTCGCTCACCTCCAAGACGCCTTGGAAGAAGTGGAACT ATCCACACTCAAGCCAGGGTATCCTCCTCCTCGGCCACCCAAG CCTCGCTTTCACAGCCCTTGCGAGGAGGGCGGCCTCAACGACGAGCGCTCGCTGACGGTGCGACGCTTCCCCAACGCGGAGAACGGTCCGGGCCAGGCGCCGCGGCGGCAGAGCACGCCCGAACGCGCCGACAAGGTCGGCGGCTCTTCGCCGGACTACCTCTCGGTCAGCGTCAGCAGTCCCGGCCTTCTGTCCCACGCCTCGGACCAAG CACTCAGTAATTGTGAATGCAAAG ACGACGACTCGGACGAAAGCGTGAACGGCGACGATCCCAAGCCGGCGCCCCACCGTGCGCATCGGAGGCTTAAAAAGGATTATCCC AAACCTGCCATCAACGGTTTACCGCCCACACCCAAAGTACTG aTGGGCGCTTGTTTCTCCAAGGTTTTTGAGGGCTGTCCTCTGAAGATCAACTGCGCCACATCCTGGATCCATCCGGACACAAAAG ATCAGTACCTGATCTTCGGGATGGAGGACGGCATCTACACGCTCAATTTGAACGAGCTGCACGAGTCTACCATGGAGCAG CTGTTTCCCAGGAAGTGCACGTGGCTCTACGTTATCAACAACAACCTGATGTCTTTATCCG GGAAAAACTTCCAGCTGTACTCCCACAACCTCATCGGCCTCTTTGAGCAGCTGAAGAAACCGGGCTTGGCCGCGCAGTTCCAGACGCACCGCTTCCCGGACAAAATTCTGCCCAG GAGGTTCGCTCTGACCACCAAGATCCCCGACACCAAGGGCTGTCACAAGTGCTGCATCG TGAGGAACCCTTACACAGGCCACAAGTACTTGTGCGGGGCGCTGCAGTCCGGCATCGTCCTCCTCCAGTGGTACGAGCCCATGCAGAGGTTTATGCTCATCAAG CACTTTGACTTCCCGCTGCCCAGCCCGCTGAAAGTGTTTGAGATGCTGGTGGTGCCGGAGCAAGAGTACCCGCTGCTGTGCGTGGCCATCAGCCTGGGCGCCGAGCCCGGACAGGTGGTGCGCTTCGAGACCATCAACCTCAACTCTTGCTCTTCCTGGTTCACCGAAATGGGAACTA GTCATCAGCAGGTGGACGCCATTCATGTGACCCAGCTGGAGAGAGACACCGTCTTGGTGTGTTTGGACC aaaATTTGAAGATTGTCAACCTTCAAGGCCGATTAAAGTCCAACAAGAAGCTGGCGTCCGAACTCAGTTTTGACTTTGGCATCGGATCAGTCG TGTGCCTGCAGGACAGCGTTCTGGCCTTCTGGAAGCACGGCATGCAGGGCAAGAGTTTCAAATCCAacgag GTGACGCAGGAGATCTGCGACCCCAGCAGAGTTTTCCGTCTCCTGGGTTCCGACAG GGTGGTGGTCCTGGAGAGTCGTCCCACGGAAAACCCCACGGCGCTCAGCAACCTCTACATCCTGGCGGGTCACGAGAACAGTTACTGA
- the map4k5 gene encoding mitogen-activated protein kinase kinase kinase kinase 5 isoform X1: MDIFPRPSGEIQRRNPQHDFELIQRVGSGTYGDVYKARNIQTGELTAVKIIKLEAGDDFSIIQQEIFMVKECMHRNIVAYFGSYLCREKLWICMEYCGGGSLQDIYHVTGPLSETQIAYICRETIQGLGYLHTKGKMHRDIKGANILLTNDGDVKLADFGVAAKITATIAKRKSFIGTPYWMAPEVAAVEKNGGYNQLCDIWAVGITSIELAELQPPMFDLHPMRALFLMSKSSFQPPKLKDKNKWSAAFHNFVKVSLTKNPKKRPTAEKLLSHVYVAQTGLTRRLAVDLMDKMNNPDNHQHYGEADDDDIEPLSVVRHTIRSTNKHARAERTRSEMASNNGTQPRGPRSPQGKQTVDKLQFEAPLRKETEAHSELDASKDNDFPSPWSPFAEGGITSRSLLKSVEDELFQRGHVAHLQDALEEVELSTLKPGYPPPRPPKPRFHSPCEEGGLNDERSLTVRRFPNAENGPGQAPRRQSTPERADKVGGSSPDYLSVSVSSPGLLSHASDQALSNCECKDDDSDESVNGDDPKPAPHRAHRRLKKDYPKPAINGLPPTPKVLMGACFSKVFEGCPLKINCATSWIHPDTKDQYLIFGMEDGIYTLNLNELHESTMEQLFPRKCTWLYVINNNLMSLSGKNFQLYSHNLIGLFEQLKKPGLAAQFQTHRFPDKILPRRFALTTKIPDTKGCHKCCIVRNPYTGHKYLCGALQSGIVLLQWYEPMQRFMLIKHFDFPLPSPLKVFEMLVVPEQEYPLLCVAISLGAEPGQVVRFETINLNSCSSWFTEMGTSHQQVDAIHVTQLERDTVLVCLDQNLKIVNLQGRLKSNKKLASELSFDFGIGSVVCLQDSVLAFWKHGMQGKSFKSNEVTQEICDPSRVFRLLGSDRVVVLESRPTENPTALSNLYILAGHENSY, translated from the exons gggacgaCTTTTCCATCATTCAGCAGGAAATCTTCATGGTGAAAGAATGCATGCACCGCAACATCGTGGCCTACTTTGGGAGCTACCTCTG TCGGGAGAAACTTTGGATCTGCATGGAGTACTGCGGCGGGGGGTCCCTGCAAGACATTTATCACG TGACGGGTCCCCTGTCGGAGACTCAGATCGCGTACATCTGCCGAGAGACTATACAG gGTTTGGGATACCTGCACACCAAGGGCAAGATGCACCGTGACATTAAG GGCGCCAACATACTCTTGACGAACGACGGAGACGTCAAGTTGG CCGACTTTGGCGTCGCCGCCAAAATCACGGCCACCATCGCCAAAAGAAAGTCCTTCATCGGGACGCCTTACTG GATGGCTCCGGAAGTGGCGGCGGTGGAGAAGAACGGCGGTTACAACCAGCTGTGCGACATCTGGGCGGTGGGCATCACGTCCATCGAGCTGGCCGAGTTGCAGCCCCCCATGTTTGACCTGCACCCCATGAG GGCCTTGTTTCTCATGTCAAAGAGCAGCTTTCAGCCGCCCAAgctaaaagacaaaaacaaatg GTCTGCCGCGTTCCACAACTTTGTTAAAGTGTCCCTCACCAAAAACCCCAAGAAAAGGCCCACGGCCGAAAAACTCCTCTCG CACGTCTACGTGGCGCAGACGGGCTTGACAAGGCGACTGGCCGTCGACCTCATGGACAAGATGAACAACCCCGACAACCATCAGCATTACGGCGAAGCGGACGACGACGACATCGAG CCCCTCTCCGTGGTCCGACACACCATCCGCTCCACCAATAAGCACGCACGGGCGGAGAGGACGCGCTCGGAGATGGCCT CAAACAATGGGACACAGCCAAGAGGGCCGCGATCCCCTCAAGGGAAGCAAACAG TCGACAAGCTGCAGTTCGAAGCGCCGCTACGGAAGGAAACGGAGGCCCACTCGGAATTG GATGCCAGTAAAGATAACGATTTCCCGTCCCCGTGGAGCCCCTTTGCCGAGGGAGGGATAACGAGCAG GAGTCTCCTCAAAAGCGTTGAGGACGAGTTGTTCCAACG GGGACACGTCGCTCACCTCCAAGACGCCTTGGAAGAAGTGGAACT ATCCACACTCAAGCCAGGGTATCCTCCTCCTCGGCCACCCAAG CCTCGCTTTCACAGCCCTTGCGAGGAGGGCGGCCTCAACGACGAGCGCTCGCTGACGGTGCGACGCTTCCCCAACGCGGAGAACGGTCCGGGCCAGGCGCCGCGGCGGCAGAGCACGCCCGAACGCGCCGACAAGGTCGGCGGCTCTTCGCCGGACTACCTCTCGGTCAGCGTCAGCAGTCCCGGCCTTCTGTCCCACGCCTCGGACCAAG CACTCAGTAATTGTGAATGCAAAG ACGACGACTCGGACGAAAGCGTGAACGGCGACGATCCCAAGCCGGCGCCCCACCGTGCGCATCGGAGGCTTAAAAAGGATTATCCC AAACCTGCCATCAACGGTTTACCGCCCACACCCAAAGTACTG aTGGGCGCTTGTTTCTCCAAGGTTTTTGAGGGCTGTCCTCTGAAGATCAACTGCGCCACATCCTGGATCCATCCGGACACAAAAG ATCAGTACCTGATCTTCGGGATGGAGGACGGCATCTACACGCTCAATTTGAACGAGCTGCACGAGTCTACCATGGAGCAG CTGTTTCCCAGGAAGTGCACGTGGCTCTACGTTATCAACAACAACCTGATGTCTTTATCCG GGAAAAACTTCCAGCTGTACTCCCACAACCTCATCGGCCTCTTTGAGCAGCTGAAGAAACCGGGCTTGGCCGCGCAGTTCCAGACGCACCGCTTCCCGGACAAAATTCTGCCCAG GAGGTTCGCTCTGACCACCAAGATCCCCGACACCAAGGGCTGTCACAAGTGCTGCATCG TGAGGAACCCTTACACAGGCCACAAGTACTTGTGCGGGGCGCTGCAGTCCGGCATCGTCCTCCTCCAGTGGTACGAGCCCATGCAGAGGTTTATGCTCATCAAG CACTTTGACTTCCCGCTGCCCAGCCCGCTGAAAGTGTTTGAGATGCTGGTGGTGCCGGAGCAAGAGTACCCGCTGCTGTGCGTGGCCATCAGCCTGGGCGCCGAGCCCGGACAGGTGGTGCGCTTCGAGACCATCAACCTCAACTCTTGCTCTTCCTGGTTCACCGAAATGGGAACTA GTCATCAGCAGGTGGACGCCATTCATGTGACCCAGCTGGAGAGAGACACCGTCTTGGTGTGTTTGGACC aaaATTTGAAGATTGTCAACCTTCAAGGCCGATTAAAGTCCAACAAGAAGCTGGCGTCCGAACTCAGTTTTGACTTTGGCATCGGATCAGTCG TGTGCCTGCAGGACAGCGTTCTGGCCTTCTGGAAGCACGGCATGCAGGGCAAGAGTTTCAAATCCAacgag GTGACGCAGGAGATCTGCGACCCCAGCAGAGTTTTCCGTCTCCTGGGTTCCGACAG GGTGGTGGTCCTGGAGAGTCGTCCCACGGAAAACCCCACGGCGCTCAGCAACCTCTACATCCTGGCGGGTCACGAGAACAGTTACTGA
- the map4k5 gene encoding mitogen-activated protein kinase kinase kinase kinase 5 isoform X4: MDIFPRPSGEIQRRNPQHDFELIQRVGSGTYGDVYKARNIQTGELTAVKIIKLEAGDDFSIIQQEIFMVKECMHRNIVAYFGSYLCREKLWICMEYCGGGSLQDIYHVTGPLSETQIAYICRETIQGLGYLHTKGKMHRDIKGANILLTNDGDVKLADFGVAAKITATIAKRKSFIGTPYWMAPEVAAVEKNGGYNQLCDIWAVGITSIELAELQPPMFDLHPMRALFLMSKSSFQPPKLKDKNKWSAAFHNFVKVSLTKNPKKRPTAEKLLSHVYVAQTGLTRRLAVDLMDKMNNPDNHQHYGEADDDDIEPLSVVRHTIRSTNKHARAERTRSEMAFDKLQFEAPLRKETEAHSELDASKDNDFPSPWSPFAEGGITSRSLLKSVEDELFQRGHVAHLQDALEEVELSTLKPGYPPPRPPKPRFHSPCEEGGLNDERSLTVRRFPNAENGPGQAPRRQSTPERADKVGGSSPDYLSVSVSSPGLLSHASDQALSNCECKDDDSDESVNGDDPKPAPHRAHRRLKKDYPKPAINGLPPTPKVLMGACFSKVFEGCPLKINCATSWIHPDTKDQYLIFGMEDGIYTLNLNELHESTMEQLFPRKCTWLYVINNNLMSLSGKNFQLYSHNLIGLFEQLKKPGLAAQFQTHRFPDKILPRRFALTTKIPDTKGCHKCCIVRNPYTGHKYLCGALQSGIVLLQWYEPMQRFMLIKHFDFPLPSPLKVFEMLVVPEQEYPLLCVAISLGAEPGQVVRFETINLNSCSSWFTEMGTSHQQVDAIHVTQLERDTVLVCLDQNLKIVNLQGRLKSNKKLASELSFDFGIGSVVCLQDSVLAFWKHGMQGKSFKSNEVTQEICDPSRVFRLLGSDRVVVLESRPTENPTALSNLYILAGHENSY, from the exons gggacgaCTTTTCCATCATTCAGCAGGAAATCTTCATGGTGAAAGAATGCATGCACCGCAACATCGTGGCCTACTTTGGGAGCTACCTCTG TCGGGAGAAACTTTGGATCTGCATGGAGTACTGCGGCGGGGGGTCCCTGCAAGACATTTATCACG TGACGGGTCCCCTGTCGGAGACTCAGATCGCGTACATCTGCCGAGAGACTATACAG gGTTTGGGATACCTGCACACCAAGGGCAAGATGCACCGTGACATTAAG GGCGCCAACATACTCTTGACGAACGACGGAGACGTCAAGTTGG CCGACTTTGGCGTCGCCGCCAAAATCACGGCCACCATCGCCAAAAGAAAGTCCTTCATCGGGACGCCTTACTG GATGGCTCCGGAAGTGGCGGCGGTGGAGAAGAACGGCGGTTACAACCAGCTGTGCGACATCTGGGCGGTGGGCATCACGTCCATCGAGCTGGCCGAGTTGCAGCCCCCCATGTTTGACCTGCACCCCATGAG GGCCTTGTTTCTCATGTCAAAGAGCAGCTTTCAGCCGCCCAAgctaaaagacaaaaacaaatg GTCTGCCGCGTTCCACAACTTTGTTAAAGTGTCCCTCACCAAAAACCCCAAGAAAAGGCCCACGGCCGAAAAACTCCTCTCG CACGTCTACGTGGCGCAGACGGGCTTGACAAGGCGACTGGCCGTCGACCTCATGGACAAGATGAACAACCCCGACAACCATCAGCATTACGGCGAAGCGGACGACGACGACATCGAG CCCCTCTCCGTGGTCCGACACACCATCCGCTCCACCAATAAGCACGCACGGGCGGAGAGGACGCGCTCGGAGATGGCCT TCGACAAGCTGCAGTTCGAAGCGCCGCTACGGAAGGAAACGGAGGCCCACTCGGAATTG GATGCCAGTAAAGATAACGATTTCCCGTCCCCGTGGAGCCCCTTTGCCGAGGGAGGGATAACGAGCAG GAGTCTCCTCAAAAGCGTTGAGGACGAGTTGTTCCAACG GGGACACGTCGCTCACCTCCAAGACGCCTTGGAAGAAGTGGAACT ATCCACACTCAAGCCAGGGTATCCTCCTCCTCGGCCACCCAAG CCTCGCTTTCACAGCCCTTGCGAGGAGGGCGGCCTCAACGACGAGCGCTCGCTGACGGTGCGACGCTTCCCCAACGCGGAGAACGGTCCGGGCCAGGCGCCGCGGCGGCAGAGCACGCCCGAACGCGCCGACAAGGTCGGCGGCTCTTCGCCGGACTACCTCTCGGTCAGCGTCAGCAGTCCCGGCCTTCTGTCCCACGCCTCGGACCAAG CACTCAGTAATTGTGAATGCAAAG ACGACGACTCGGACGAAAGCGTGAACGGCGACGATCCCAAGCCGGCGCCCCACCGTGCGCATCGGAGGCTTAAAAAGGATTATCCC AAACCTGCCATCAACGGTTTACCGCCCACACCCAAAGTACTG aTGGGCGCTTGTTTCTCCAAGGTTTTTGAGGGCTGTCCTCTGAAGATCAACTGCGCCACATCCTGGATCCATCCGGACACAAAAG ATCAGTACCTGATCTTCGGGATGGAGGACGGCATCTACACGCTCAATTTGAACGAGCTGCACGAGTCTACCATGGAGCAG CTGTTTCCCAGGAAGTGCACGTGGCTCTACGTTATCAACAACAACCTGATGTCTTTATCCG GGAAAAACTTCCAGCTGTACTCCCACAACCTCATCGGCCTCTTTGAGCAGCTGAAGAAACCGGGCTTGGCCGCGCAGTTCCAGACGCACCGCTTCCCGGACAAAATTCTGCCCAG GAGGTTCGCTCTGACCACCAAGATCCCCGACACCAAGGGCTGTCACAAGTGCTGCATCG TGAGGAACCCTTACACAGGCCACAAGTACTTGTGCGGGGCGCTGCAGTCCGGCATCGTCCTCCTCCAGTGGTACGAGCCCATGCAGAGGTTTATGCTCATCAAG CACTTTGACTTCCCGCTGCCCAGCCCGCTGAAAGTGTTTGAGATGCTGGTGGTGCCGGAGCAAGAGTACCCGCTGCTGTGCGTGGCCATCAGCCTGGGCGCCGAGCCCGGACAGGTGGTGCGCTTCGAGACCATCAACCTCAACTCTTGCTCTTCCTGGTTCACCGAAATGGGAACTA GTCATCAGCAGGTGGACGCCATTCATGTGACCCAGCTGGAGAGAGACACCGTCTTGGTGTGTTTGGACC aaaATTTGAAGATTGTCAACCTTCAAGGCCGATTAAAGTCCAACAAGAAGCTGGCGTCCGAACTCAGTTTTGACTTTGGCATCGGATCAGTCG TGTGCCTGCAGGACAGCGTTCTGGCCTTCTGGAAGCACGGCATGCAGGGCAAGAGTTTCAAATCCAacgag GTGACGCAGGAGATCTGCGACCCCAGCAGAGTTTTCCGTCTCCTGGGTTCCGACAG GGTGGTGGTCCTGGAGAGTCGTCCCACGGAAAACCCCACGGCGCTCAGCAACCTCTACATCCTGGCGGGTCACGAGAACAGTTACTGA